ATCTGTTACTGCAGAAGTTGTCTGGAAAAAACTCTAAAGCAAATTCATAAAACGTTTTCGTAACTAATTGTTATATAATTGTGAACCTTAAAGCTATTAAAAGTTATTTCAGTATTTTTGTGTTTTTATAACCAAATTTTCAATTAAACTAAAAAATGGCTTTAAACACAACAAACCCAACCGGGACTGAAGCGTGGAAAAATCTACAAAACCACTATAACGCAATTCACGAAACTACGATACAAGAATTGTTTCAACAAGATAATGCTCGTGTTGAAAAATTCAACTTGCAATGGAATGACTTTTTAGTAGACTATTCTAAAAATAATATTACTCCTGAAACGATCTCTCTTTTACTAGAATTGGCAAATTCAATTGGACTAAAAGATGCGATTGCTCAATATTTTGACGGAGCAATTATCAACCAAACTGAAAACAGAGCGGTTTTGCATACTGCTTTGCGTGCTCCGGAATCGGCAGTTATTAAAGTTGATGGCGAAAATGTAATTCCTGAAGTTTACGAAGTAAAAAATAAAATCAAACAATTCAGCAACGAAGTTATCTCTGGCGAAAGAAAAGGTTTCACTGGAAAAGCTTTTACTGATGTTGTAAATATAGGAATTGGAGGTTCTGATCTTGGACCTGTTATGGCGGTTGAAGCTTTACAATTCTACAAAAATCAATTGAATTTACATTTTGTTTCTAACGTTGATGGTGATCACGTTAACGAAATAATCAAAAAACTAAATCCTGAAACAACTCTTTTCCTGATTGTTTCTAAAACTTTCACGACTCAGGAAACATTATCAAATTCTGAAACTATCAAAGAATGGTTTTTGAAATCAGCATCACAAGAAGATATTGCAAAACATTTTGTGGCAGTTTCAACAAATATTCAAAAAGTAACAGAATTTGGAATTAATCCTGACAATGTTTTCCCAATGTGGGATTGGGTTGGAGGAAGATTCTCTTTATGGAGTGCAGTTGGATTAAGCATTAGTTTAGCAATTGGATTTGACAATTACAATGAAATGCTAAAAGGCGCGAATGAAATGGACGAACATTTCAAATCGGCTGAATTTGACAAAAATATTCCTGTAACGCTGGCTTTGCTAAGTGTTTGGTACAACAATTTCTTTGGTGCCGAAAGTGAAGCTTTAATTCCATACACGCAATATTTACAAAAACTTGCTCCGTATTTGCAACAAGCAACAATGGAAAGTAATGGAAAAAGTGTTGGTCGTGACGGAAAACCTGTAAACTACCAAACCGGAACTATTATTTGGGGAGAGCCTGGAACGAATTCGCAACATGCTTTTTTCCAATTAATCCACCAAGGAACAAAATTAATTCCGACTGATTTTATTGGATTCGTAAAACCTCTTTACGGAAATGAAGATCATCATGATAAATTAATGTCGAACTTTTTTGCTCAGACTGAAGCTTTATTAAACGGAAAAACTCCGGCACAAGTTCAGGCAGAATTTGACAAACAAGGGCTTTCTGCAGAAAAAGCAGCTTACTTATTACCTTTTAAAGTTTTTACAGGAAACAAACCAACTAATACAATTTTAATTCAAAAACTGACTCCAAAAAGCTTAGGATCTTTGATTGCATTATATGAACACAAAATTTTTGTTCAGGGTGTTATCTGGAACATTTTTAGCTTTGATCAATGGGGAGTAGAATTAGGAAAGCAACTGGCAAACTCTATTTTGGATGAAATTAACACAAAGACTGTTAAGAACCACGACAGCTCAACTTCATTTTTGCTAAATCATTTCCTGAAGAACAAATAAAACTTCATAAAGAAAGATTTCTCAACTATTTGAAACGCCTTAATTTAACGTAAATTAAGGCGTTTTTTCGTATAAAGCAGCTATTTTTAACACTTAAAACGTTTGTTATTGAGGGTTTTAACTTACAACACAGTTACTATCATTACGATTTTAACAAAAAACACTAGCTTAAATTCAAGAAAACATTATTTTATTTAACGAAAAAATGAAAAATCATTTTAATGCGCAACACATTAGATAAAACTAGTTTTTCTTAACATTTTGATAACATTATCTGATTTAATTGTTATAATTTTGCCAAAAACAATAAACTAAATAACAAATGAAGACAATGAAAAATTGGTTACTTACTGGACTTTTGTTCATGATAGTTTCAACCGCATTTTCTCAAGGAAAAATTACCGGTACTATTACCGACGGCGTGGCTTCACTGCCGGGAGCAAACGTTGCGATCAAAGGATCCTCGGCTGCTACTTCTACAGATTTTGATGGTAAATTTACTATCGATGCTACAACTAGCACAGGAGAAATCGTTATTTCTTACTTAGGTTACGAAAATCAAACTATCAAATTTGCTGTATCTAACGGTGCAACTACAAATTTAGGAAAGATAGTTTTAGTGTCTAATTCT
This genomic window from Flavobacterium sp. 9 contains:
- the pgi gene encoding glucose-6-phosphate isomerase; translated protein: MALNTTNPTGTEAWKNLQNHYNAIHETTIQELFQQDNARVEKFNLQWNDFLVDYSKNNITPETISLLLELANSIGLKDAIAQYFDGAIINQTENRAVLHTALRAPESAVIKVDGENVIPEVYEVKNKIKQFSNEVISGERKGFTGKAFTDVVNIGIGGSDLGPVMAVEALQFYKNQLNLHFVSNVDGDHVNEIIKKLNPETTLFLIVSKTFTTQETLSNSETIKEWFLKSASQEDIAKHFVAVSTNIQKVTEFGINPDNVFPMWDWVGGRFSLWSAVGLSISLAIGFDNYNEMLKGANEMDEHFKSAEFDKNIPVTLALLSVWYNNFFGAESEALIPYTQYLQKLAPYLQQATMESNGKSVGRDGKPVNYQTGTIIWGEPGTNSQHAFFQLIHQGTKLIPTDFIGFVKPLYGNEDHHDKLMSNFFAQTEALLNGKTPAQVQAEFDKQGLSAEKAAYLLPFKVFTGNKPTNTILIQKLTPKSLGSLIALYEHKIFVQGVIWNIFSFDQWGVELGKQLANSILDEINTKTVKNHDSSTSFLLNHFLKNK